One Motacilla alba alba isolate MOTALB_02 chromosome 15, Motacilla_alba_V1.0_pri, whole genome shotgun sequence DNA segment encodes these proteins:
- the SLC8B1 gene encoding mitochondrial sodium/calcium exchanger protein produces the protein MGHRATELAGVLSLPRTLPAGPPLLLDVGHTLPPDRDALSHARGMDCWEVRKHNSSEWCHFIRSNPDCQLDGGFLDYLNGIFCVFPPRLLPLAVTLYALWLLYLFIILGVTAEKFFCPNLSAISTNLKLSHNVAGVTFLAFGNGAPDVFSAVVAFSDPRTAGLAIGAIFGAGVFVTTVVAGGIALVKPFMAASRPFLRDVIFYMVAVFLTFVVLYLGRIRLGEALGYLGLYVFYVLTVVLCTWIHRRQRGDGLAPPGAWEPEMPTDVEEPEPSGTSSGDYGEEYRPLLPSRESSLRILTSALSPLDYRKWRRKPWYWRLFKTFKVPVELVLLLTVPVVDPDKDDLNWKRPLNCLHILTSPLLCVLTLKSGAYGLYQIQGIFPVWALVTLVASALALIIFITTSNEEPPKYHCVFAFLGFLASAMWINAAATELVNILRTLGIVFQLSNTVLGLTLLAWGNSIGDTFSDLTMARQGYPRMAFSACFGGIIFNILVGVGLGCLLQMTSSQPLVKLEPDSPLVWVLAGALGLSLVFSFVTVPAQCFQLGQAYGVCLIAYYLLFLCVALLTEFRVIHFSTP, from the exons ATGGGGCACAGGGCCACGGAGCTGGCCggggtgctcagcctgcccAGGACACTGCCAGCCGGGCCCCCGCTGCTGCTGGACGTGGGGCACACGCTCCCTCCCGACCGGGATGCTCTGAGCCACGCACGGGGCATGGAT TGCTGGGAAGTTCGGAAGCACAACAGCTCCGAGTGGTGCCACTTCATCCGGAGCAACCCCGACTGCCAGCTGGATGGGGGCTTCCTCGACTACCTCAATGGGATTTTCTGTGTCTTCCCACCCCGACTGCTGCCCCTGGCTGTCACCCTCTAC GCTCTCTGGCTCCTGTACCTGTTCATCATCCTCGGTGTGACAGCAGAGAAGTT CTTCTGCCCCAATTTATCAGCCATCTCCACCAACCTGAAGCTGTCCCACAACGTGGCA GGTGTCACCTTCCTGGCCTTTGGAAATGGGGCACCTGATGTGTTCAGTGCTGTGGTGGCTTTCTCTGACCCCCGGACAGCGGGGCTGGCCATCGGGGCCATCTTTG GTGCCGGTGTGTTTGTGACCACGGTGGTGGCCGGGGGCATCGCCCTGGTCAAGCCCTTCATGGCCGCCTCCAGGCCCTTCCTCAGGGATGTCATCTTCTACATGGTGGCCGTTTTCCTCACCTTTGTGGTCCTCTACTTGGGCAGGAtcaggctgggagaggctctgG GTTACCTGGGGCTCTATGTGTTCTACGTGCTCACCGTGGTGCTCTGCACCTGGATCCACCGGCGGCAGCGCGGGGACGGGCTGGCCCCTCCCGGAGCCTGGGAGCCAG AGATGCCAACAGATGTGGAGGAGCCGGAGCCCTCAGGCACAAGCAGTGGGGACTATG GGGAGGAGTACCggcccctgctgccctcccgGGAGAGCTCCCTGCGCATTCTCACCTCGGCCCTCAGCCCCCTGGACTACCGCAAGTGGAGGAGGAAGCCCTGGTACTGGCGGCTCTTCAAGACCTTCAAG GTGCCCGTGGaactggtgctgctgctcaccgTTCCTGTTGTGGACCCCGACAAGGATGACCTGAACTGGAAGAGACCCCTCAACTGCCTGCACATCCTCACCAGccccctgctctgtgtcctcaCCCTGAAGTCAGGCGCCT ATGGGCTTTACCAGATCCAGGGCATCTTCCCAGTCTGGGCACTGGTCACACTGGTTGCCTCTGCCCTGGccctcatcatcttcatcaccACAAGCAATGAGGAGCCACCCAAGTATCACTGT GTGTTTGCCTTCCTTGGGTTTTTGGCTAGTGCCATGTGGATCAACGCCGCGGCCACGGAGCTGGTGAACATCCTGCGCACCCTGGGCATCGTCTTCCAGCTCAGCAACACCGTGCTGGGCCTCACACTGCTGGCCTGGGGCAACAGCATCGGAG ACACCTTCTCCGACCTCACCATGGCCCGGCAGGGCTATCCCCGCATGGCCTTCTCCGCCTGCTTCGGGGGCATCATCTTCA ACATCCTGGTCGgcgtggggctgggctgcctgctgcagatgACCAGCAGCCAGCCACTGGTGAAG CTGGAGCCTGACAGCCCCCTGGTGTGGGTGCTGGCCGGGgccctggggctgagcctggtGTTCTCCTTCGTGACGGTGCCGGCACAGTgcttccagctgggacaggccTATGGCGTCTGCCTCATCGCCTACTACCTGCTGTTCCTGTGCGTGGCCCTGCTCACTGAGTTCAGGGTCATCCATTTCTCCACCCCCTGA
- the PLBD2 gene encoding LOW QUALITY PROTEIN: putative phospholipase B-like 2 (The sequence of the model RefSeq protein was modified relative to this genomic sequence to represent the inferred CDS: deleted 1 base in 1 codon), protein MAAPRALLVAALLSPSPLLSPLLSPLLSAVPAGAVPSPVPRNVSVLLEPGSERLRVLPGRHPAAVAWASLDDRIPHVGWAFLEVATNASYNDSLQAYAAGLAEAAVTEQLMYMHWMNTMVGYCGPFKYESEYCQKLRSYLETNLAWMEEQMEKGHDTEYWHQVRLALLQLKGLEDSYNGRHDFPRGRITLAPFGFLLLQLGGDLEDLESALNRSSPQRVLGSGSCSALVKLLPGQRDLLVAHDTWSSYQAMLRIVKKYTLPFRTSAGGKSQIPGSIQVFSSYPGTIFSMDDFYILSSGLVTLETTIGNNNPALWKYLEPRGSVLEWLRNIVANRLARSGPEWATVFRRFNSGTYNNQWMVVDYNAFTPGRASPAPGVLTVLEQIPGLVVVADQTKLLYQQGYWASYNVPYFEEIFNASGNVELVRKYGDWFTYDKNPRAQIFRRNQTLVHDLDSMINLMRSNNYLQDPLSRCRGCDPPQNAENAISARSDLNPSNGSYPFPALRQRCHGGIDMKVTSSGMVPTFGLVAVSGPTWDNVPPFRWSASPCSSLLHMGHPDLWTFPPVKVHWD, encoded by the exons ATGGCGGCCCCGCGGGCGCTGCTGGTGGCTGCGCTGCTGTCCCCGTCCCCgctgctgtccccgctgctgtccccgctgctCTCCGCCGTCCCGGCCGGCGCAGTCCCGTCCCCGGTGCCCCGCAATGTCTCCGTGCTGCTGGAGCCCGGCTCCGAGCGGCTGCGCGTCCTCCCCGGCCGCCAC CCCGCCGCCGTCGCCTGGGCCAGCCTCGATGACCGCATCCCGCACGTCGG CTGGGCCTTCCTGGAGGTGGCCACCAACGCCTCGTACAATGACAGCCTGCAGGCCTACGCCGCCGGGCTCGCCGAGGCTGCCGTCACCGAGCAG CTGATGTACATGCACTGGATGAACACCATGGTGGGCTACTGCGGCCCCTTCAAGTATGAGAGTGAGTACTGCCAGAAGCTGCGCAGCTACCTGGAGACTAACCTGGCCTGGATGGAGGAGCAGATGGAGAAGGGGCACGACACTGAGTACTGGCACCAG gtgcgcctggccctgctgcagctgaaggggCTGGAGGACAGCTACAACGGGCGCCACGACTTCCCCAGGGGCAGGATCACCCTGGCACCCTTTGGCTTCCT gctgctgcagttgGGGGGTGACCTGGAGGACCTGGAGTCTGCCCTGAACCGCTCCTCCCCGCAGCGTGTGCTGGGCTCGggctcctgctcagccctggtgaagCTGCTGCCGGGCCAGCGGGACCTGCTGGTGGCCCACGACACCTGGAGCTCCTACCAGGCCATGCTGCGCATCGTCAAGAAGTACACGCTGCCCTTCCGCACCTCGGCCGGCG GCAAGTCTCAGATCCCTGGGAGCATCCAGGTGTTCTCCTCCTACCCCGGCACCATCTTCTCCATGGATGACTTCTACATCCTCAGCAGCGGGTTG GTCACGCTGGAAACCACCATTGGCAACAACAACCCGGCCCTGTGGAAGTACCTGGAGCCCCGGGGCAGCGTCCTGGAGTGGCTGAGGAACATCGTGGCCAACAGGCTGGCCCGCAGCGGGCCCGAGTGGGCCACGGTCTTCCGACGCTTCAACAGCGGCAC GTACAACAACCAGTGGATGGTGGTGGACTACAATGCCTTCACACCGGGCAGGGCGAGCCCAGCGCCGGGTGTGCTGACAGTGCTGGAGCAGATCCC GGGCCTGGTGGTGGTGGCTGATCAGACAAAGCTGCTGTACCAGCAGGGCTACTGGGCCAGCTACAACGTGCC GTACTTCGAGGAGATCTTCAACGCCAGTGGGAACGTGGAGCTGGTGAGGAAATACGGCGACTGGTTCACCTATGACAAAAACCCTCGTGCCCAGATCTTCCGCCGGAACCAGACGCTGGTGCACGACCTGGACTCCATGATCAACCTGATGCG GTCCAACAACTACCTGCAGGACCCCCTGTCACGGTGCAGGGGCTGTGACCCCCCTCAGAACGCTGAGAATGCCATCTCCGCCCGCTCCGACCTCAACCCTTCCAATGGCTCCTACCCCTTCCCCGCCCTGCGCCAGCGCTGCCACGGTGGCATCGACATGAAG GTCACTTCCTCGGGCATGGTGCCCACCTTTGGGCTGGTGGCAGTCAGTGGCCCCACCTGGGACAACGTGCCGCCCTTCCGCTGGAGCGCgtccccctgcagctccctgctccacatGGGCCACCCCGACCTCTGGACCTTCCCCCCAGTCAAGGTCCACTGGGACTGA